The following proteins are encoded in a genomic region of Anticarsia gemmatalis isolate Benzon Research Colony breed Stoneville strain chromosome 17, ilAntGemm2 primary, whole genome shotgun sequence:
- the LOC142980162 gene encoding uncharacterized protein LOC142980162, with protein MERRYTAWDVNWENPLQFQQTLNTLIETLIKPETLKRDLFFALLLIVIKENDFVLKGNTEINVVDYILSKRRKNDTVYEVSVILKRFQDTPAKIIASPLTDMMLINAIIPDINKETYSLCFEIDDYIITGNLGAPSSLSNLDELVLTFREKILIPVKSCILNFYNHPSSALHGLPDDVLYEILLCLPVADILSLSQSCKRLRKVLSGEDLWFLLYRRDFCTVITDESVRWRDMYKDAYVRRQDIRYETGYQLRNDVIEENVEPVRDSEWTVIF; from the coding sequence ATGGAACGGAGGTACACTGCTTGGGACGTGAATTGGGAGAATCCGCTCCAGTTCCAACAGACACTGAACACATTGATAGAGACGTTAATCAAGCCCGAAACTTTGAAACGAGACTTGTTCTTTGCCTTACTCCTCATTGTGATCaaagaaaatgattttgtaCTGAAAGGGAATACAGAAATCAACGTTGTCGATTACATATTATCTAAAAGAAGGAAAAACGATACAGTTTATGAAGTAAGTGTTATTTTGAAACGGTTCCAAGATACTCCAGCGAAGATAATAGCGAGCCCTCTGACTGATATGATGTTAATCAATGCAATAATACCAGACATCAATAAAGAAACATATTCGTTATGTTTTGAGATCGATGATTACATAATAACAGGCAATTTGGGAGCTCCTTCAAGTTTGTCTAATTTAGACGAGTTGGTACTAACTTTTAGGGAGAAAATTCTTATTCCTGTTAAAAGTTGTATACTAAATTTCTATAATCATCCAAGTTCTGCTTTACATGGATTACCTGACgatgttttgtatgaaatacttcTATGTTTGCCCGTAGCTGATATTTTGAGCTTATCGCAATCTTGTAAAAGATTGAGGAAAGTATTGAGTGGTGAAGATTTGTGGTTTTTGCTTTATAGAAGAGATTTTTGCACTGTCATAACAGATGAAAGTGTAAGATGGCGAGATATGTATAAAGATGCTTATGTTAGGAGACAAGATATTAGGTACGAAACGGGTTATCAATTAAGAAATGACGTTATCGAAGAGAATGTGGAACCTGTGAGGGATTCAGAATGGACTGtgattttttga